aacaaacctactttcagattcaacaaaaacaacaacaaacaagtatattaagatttctaaattcaataatcatttgaacttaaaatcaaatctaacaacattacaaccaacaatttctatattaaaactaaacaaaatcatgaagcaaactgaagaaataatcaaaaatgataatcaacaaacaagaagatcaaacttatactaatttcggattcaagaacaatcaaacaaagtatggacataaatgaaaagattcatcaacaataacaagcaagttttattcaaatttgaATTAAATTCGAATTAagtttaaacaaaacaaataaacatattcaaatcactaaacttcaaataatcaattgatcttttttAAATTAACTCCaacaaaaattataacaaagatacatgattcaaaaaaattaaaaaccaaaacataacttcacattaaatcactgaattaaaaacaaACTTTAAACCAAATGAACACgaatttaatctacaacaaacaacggattcaagcgatttaaactaacattcttttatattaacattaaatccttttaaattaataaaacaaactgaaaaataatcaaatgaatcttcaatttaaatctagcaacattataattaactaatcaatttctacctaaaataaacaagaaaaatgaatgaaataaactgaagaaaaaaaaacgatGAATCATGAAGttaatatcaaacatatttgatttcaaatctgaaaaatatcaaacaaattacggacagaaacgaaacataaaccaactaaccggattgGAACGACGATGATGAGCCAAGTCTGCCAATGACCTAACGGATCTCGATTTCAACTAAACCCACCTTCCTTTTAAACTCGACGAACTCAAAACGACAAAAGACGACCTCGACGGATTGAAACTGAGGAACGATGAGCAGCAGCCAtgagagctcgagctcgagctataaTCAAACTGACGACGATGAAGGGcgaagcagcagcaacaactaAGCCGTTAGCACCGCTGCTCAACTGTAGCAGCAACACGAAATAGTAGCAGCGGCATGAATTCATGCTATCGTCCGACATGGAAGCAGTAGTTCGTCGGAGCAGCAGCAGGTGGGTGAAGCAGCAATAGCAACGTTGCTCAACTGGTGGCAACGACGATGCTCATTTGgacgaagccatgatcgaagtcGGCAACCATGAAAGCTTGAGCTCGAGCTCGTTCATGGCTGCTCGGAGACGAAGAAACATCGAAGGTGGTCGATGATGCGACGGACTGTGTGTGACTGGCTGGACGGAGCAACAGCTGCACGATGACAGTAGGGTCGTTTGGTCGTTTGAATGAAGaacgaagaagaagcagcagccatgAACGGCTGCTGCGTGTGTGCGTTTTCcattgtgtatgtgtgtgtatgtgttgacgtgtgtgtgtgtgagagtgtgacggggtgaggggtgtgtgtgtgtggagaTGGTGAAGAGGGTAGCCATTGATGGCTTGattggagcttgaggaagaagaagaaagagaggggGGCGAGGTTCAAACAGTGAAAGAAAAGactgttagttttttttttgaaagatagggaaataggggtgttgggttatggactgggtcgacccggtttgaaatggaccgggtcatggggaaggttgggtatttttttgggcctgtggcttgaatttgaagaagaggcctaattccgatttttttgtatttttgctctcttttcttcttttatttttctaaaactaaattctaagaatccttaaactattattaagaactaaattaagttataaaagcgcaaattaactcccaataacaattaacgcacagttaagtaataattaagcataaaattgtatatttggacgttaaatgctaaaaatgcaaaagatgcctatttttgtaatttttaatttttgtaaaacaaatttaattactaacaattgtagaattaaatcctacatgcaaaatgcgacatattttgtattttttattaatttaacaaataaacatgcaccgacaaaatacaaataattatccaaaaatgtcacaaaaattctcaaaattgcacaccaaggaaaatcattttattttaaattttttgggagtaattctcatatagggcaaaaatcacgtgcttacacacgtaaaaaatgtcaacctcaagaataatggtgagaggcatttcatccttttTGGAAATACCACCTGCTATCTGACTCTCATCACATCTCTTGAAAAGCTCACCAGCATCTTTATACAGAGTAGGCCGATAAAAACCAAATCTAAGAACCTTTGAAGTAGTTCTTACCCCACAatgatgaccaccgtagggcgaagaatgacaagcatCAAGAATACTTATTTTCTCCTCTTCTTGAAAACATCTCCAGATCACACCATTATTACAAATCTTGAAGAGATAAGGTTCGTCCCAGTAATAATCCAAGCTGtcccgtttaagcttcttcctttggttagaagagagctcactcggAATAATGCCGGTCACAAGAAATTGGCCACATCGGCGAACCAAGGCATACTATTCAAAGAAActgagaggagttgttcatccgggaatgcaTCATTAATTTTGAGACCATCTTTGggtctcccctcctcctccaagcgggacaagtggtccgccacttgattttcacttcctttcTGATCAACAATCTCTAGGTCATATTCTTGAAGCAACAAAACCCATCTTATCAATCTAGATTTAGAGTCCTTTTTGGTCATCAAGTAACGGAGTGCCGTGTGATCAGTGTGAacaatcactttggtacccatgagataaggcctaaacttctccattgcaaacacaattgCTAGCAACTCTTTCTCCGTCACAGTATAATTAACCTAGGCAtcattcatagttttgcttgtatagtacaccggatgaaacatcttgttcacCCTTTGCCCCAAGACCGCTCCTActgcaacgtcactagcatcacacatgagctcaaatggcaagctccaattgagtgcggtgatgatgggagtggtagtcaatTTATACTTGAGAAGCACAAAAGCTTTCATGCACTCATCATTAAACacaaacttttcatcattttccaacaatttgcacaagggattcaccaccTTGGAAAAGTCCTTGACGAACCTTCGGTAGAACCCTGTATGCCCAAAAAAGCTCCTCACTCCTTTGACGaaagtaggaggagggagttttgaaatcacttgtcctcggccataaagtggcacttttcTCAATTAAGCACTAGATTTGTCTCCctacatcgggccaacactttgtcaagattacccaaacattcttcaaaagaatcacccacaacactgaaatcatccatgaacacttccaagaagtcttcTACCATATCAGtaaatatagccatcatacaccatcGAAAGATAGCtagtgcattacacaaaccaaatgtcATCCGGAAAAATGCAAAAGTGCCATACGAACATGTGAAAGTGGTTTTCTCCTGGTCCTTTGGTGCAATCATAATTTGGTTGtagcctgagtacccatccaaaaagcaatagtaggAACACCTAGGAAGTCTATccagcatttggtcaagaaagggcaatggaaaatgatctttgTGGGTCactttgtttagcttccggtagtccatgcatatcCTCCATCCGGTGATATCCTAatggggatcaactcattttgctcatTTGTGACCACAATCATACCCCCCTTTTTGGCACATATTGTACTggtgaagtccatgaactatccgaGATGGGCTACACAACCCCTgtatctagccacttgataacttccttcttgatgacctcttgcatagcctaattcaacctcctttgatgttccacagagggtttggcatcatcctcaagtataatcttgagcatgcaaaaggcggggcttatctcccaaatatcagctagagtcTATCCAATTGCCCTCTTCCTTCTTTGAAGTACCTCAAGGGTGGCATCTACCTGTacgttagtaaggcaagaagaaagaataatgGGTAAAGTTGAACAAGTGCCCAAGAATTCATacttgaggtgtggaggcaaaggcttcaactccaatacgggaggctcctcgattgaaggctttgttggtggagtctttctattctcaagatccaaggaaagtttacagggctcataagagtaagaacCCATTCCTTGCTAGGCATTTACATACTCAACCAAGCCTTCATCCTCGGTCACATCATGGTTTAACAATACAGCTTCCAAAGGATTCCACATTCATCATGGCActcgtgtcatcaactatcacctccgtCACCATATTCACCAAAAAACAAACCTCAGTACTATTCagctgcctcattgatttgcacacatggaagacACCATTTTCGTCAcgcacccggaaggtgagctcccctgcttccacatcaaccaatgcaTTCCTCGTttctaggaaaggtcttcccaatattaGCGACACCTCATAGTCGACTTCACAGTCGAGAATCACAAAATTAgcaggcaaaataaacttgtcaATACGGACAAGAACATCATTAATAATACCAAACGGCCTCTTCATTTTTCTATCGGCCATTTGCAATGTTATTGAAGTAGCTCTCGGttgaccaatacccaaagttCTGAATACGAAGTAAGGCATCAGATTATTACTTGCTCCTAAATCACACAAGGCctttgcaaaatccgcactcccaatggtacatgGAATGGTAAATGCATCGGGATattcaagctttggagccatcgagtgcacaatagcactcacttgacgAGTCATTTTAATGGTCTCACAATCGATAGATCTCTTTTTAGTTACCAAGTTTTTCATAAACTTGGCGtatcccggcatttgctcaagagcttccaccaagggcacattgatcgacaaacttttcatcatctcaataaacttcttgaaatgattttcattcttctgctttgcaagtctttgagggtaaggtggaggagAACTAGGCAAGGTAGCCTTGTCTTTAGGCATTACCGTTTCCGACATGTCTatcatgtgttccctagacgggttcacatcattttgagtctcctcctcattttcatgaatatcaattctcacctcACCATTCACATTCTCTTCACTCACTTGCTCCGCAACTATTGGATCATCTTCATTTTGCACTTCAACATTATCACTC
Above is a window of Nicotiana tabacum cultivar K326 chromosome 8, ASM71507v2, whole genome shotgun sequence DNA encoding:
- the LOC107809375 gene encoding uncharacterized protein LOC107809375, which codes for MVVTTRSGRGGEASTSKQKEVVSDNVEVQNEDDPIVAEQVSEENVNALEQMPGYAKFMKNLVTKKRSIDCETIKMTRQVSAIVHSMAPKLEYPDAFTIPCTIGSADFAKALCDLGASNNLMPYFVFRTLGIGQPRATSITLQMADRKMKRPFGIINDVLVRIDKFILPANFVILDCEVDYEVSLILGRPFLETRNALVDVEAGELTFRVRDENGVFHVCKSMRQLNSTEVCFLVNMVTEVIVDDTSAMMNVESFGSCIVKP